In Senegalia massiliensis, a single genomic region encodes these proteins:
- a CDS encoding AAA family ATPase — protein sequence MNKHIEKLIENIDKVIFGKREEIMYIITCLISNGHVLLEDVPGVGKTNLVHGLAKSLNSSFGRIQFTPDLLPSDITGVSIFNPKTTEFEFKKGPVFSNILLADEINRTSPKTQSSLLEAMQERQVTIEGKTYLLEYPFMVLATENPIEYEGTFPLPEAQLDRFMMKMSLGYPDSESEKRILRNYTNITPLENLSPVLTLDDIARMQREVTDVFVSEEIEDMIIELVNNTRNHKEIKLGISPRGSLLIYKAAKAFAYINGRDFVLPDDIKKLYLPVFSHRIILKPESRFNNISTESVLNSIFYKLNI from the coding sequence ATGAATAAGCACATAGAGAAACTGATAGAGAATATAGATAAAGTTATTTTTGGAAAACGAGAAGAAATAATGTATATAATAACTTGTTTGATCTCAAATGGACATGTACTTTTAGAAGATGTGCCTGGTGTAGGTAAAACTAATTTAGTACATGGTCTTGCAAAATCATTAAATAGTAGCTTTGGTAGAATACAGTTTACACCTGATTTATTACCTTCTGATATTACTGGAGTATCTATTTTTAACCCTAAGACTACAGAATTTGAATTTAAAAAAGGACCTGTATTTTCAAATATATTATTAGCAGATGAAATAAATAGAACTTCACCTAAGACTCAATCAAGTTTGCTTGAAGCTATGCAAGAAAGACAAGTTACCATAGAAGGTAAGACTTATTTGTTAGAATATCCATTTATGGTGCTTGCAACTGAAAATCCTATTGAATATGAAGGTACTTTTCCTCTTCCAGAAGCTCAATTAGATAGGTTTATGATGAAAATGAGTTTAGGATACCCTGATAGTGAGAGTGAGAAAAGAATACTTAGAAATTATACTAATATAACTCCTTTAGAAAATCTATCACCTGTATTAACACTTGATGATATAGCAAGAATGCAAAGAGAAGTAACAGATGTATTTGTATCTGAAGAAATAGAAGATATGATTATAGAATTAGTAAATAATACTAGAAATCATAAAGAAATAAAACTTGGAATAAGTCCAAGAGGCTCTTTATTAATATATAAAGCAGCTAAGGCCTTTGCATATATAAATGGTAGAGATTTTGTTTTGCCAGATGATATTAAAAAGCTATATTTACCTGTGTTTTCTCATAGAATAATTTTAAAACCAGAATCTAGATTTAATAATATAAGTACAGAGTCAGTTTTAAATAGTATATTTTATAAATTAAATATATAA
- a CDS encoding deoxyribonuclease IV, translating to MIIGSHLSIAKGFSNAAKEAVEINANTFQFFTRNPRGGKAKDLDLDDIKNLNTIREENNFGVLLAHAPYTMNPASYKDKIWNFAKYAMEDDLKRLDVIGNCLYNFHPGSHTGKGSEYGIDRIAKLLNEVLNGDEKTTILLEAMSGKGTEIGRNFEELKSIIDKVKYSDKIGVCIDTCHIFSGGYDIVNDLNGVLEEFDDIIGLEKLKAIHLNDSKMEFGSNKDRHEKIGEGTIGLDAIINFINHPKLKDLPFFLETPNELQGYKKEIDILKTRRK from the coding sequence TTGATAATAGGAAGTCATTTATCAATTGCAAAAGGATTTAGCAATGCAGCTAAAGAAGCAGTTGAAATAAATGCTAATACATTTCAATTTTTCACAAGAAATCCACGAGGTGGAAAAGCCAAAGATTTAGATTTAGATGATATTAAAAATCTGAATACTATTAGAGAAGAGAATAACTTTGGAGTACTCTTAGCGCATGCTCCATATACAATGAATCCAGCTTCATATAAGGATAAAATATGGAATTTTGCAAAGTATGCAATGGAAGATGATCTTAAAAGATTAGATGTTATAGGCAATTGCTTATATAACTTTCATCCTGGAAGTCATACTGGAAAGGGCTCAGAATATGGAATAGATAGAATAGCAAAGCTATTAAATGAGGTTTTAAATGGAGATGAAAAAACTACTATATTATTAGAGGCGATGAGTGGTAAAGGAACTGAAATCGGTAGGAACTTTGAGGAGTTAAAATCTATAATTGATAAAGTGAAATACTCTGATAAAATAGGGGTATGTATTGATACTTGTCATATTTTTAGTGGTGGTTATGATATTGTTAATGACCTTAATGGAGTATTAGAAGAATTTGATGATATAATTGGATTAGAAAAATTAAAAGCAATTCATTTAAATGATAGTAAAATGGAATTTGGAAGCAATAAAGATAGACATGAAAAAATTGGTGAAGGAACTATAGGTTTAGATGCAATAATAAATTTTATAAATCATCCTAAATTAAAAGATTTACCGTTCTTTTTAGAGACTCCAAATGAATTACAAGGATATAAGAAAGAAATAGATATTTTAAAAACTAGGCGAAAATGA
- a CDS encoding glycine C-acetyltransferase: protein MSNTGFLEKKIEGLKDEGVYRKLPILEGANEAEVVLNGQKVINLSSNNYLGFANHPRLKKAAIEAVEKYGVGAGAVRTIIGNMDIHEELEEILAEFKKEEAVMVFQSGFNCNAGTIQAVTEKGDLIISDELNHASIIDGVKLSKADKAIFKHSDMEDLERVLKEKRENYNNVLIITDGVFSMDGDIAKLPEIVELAEKYNAMTYVDDAHGSGVLGKSGRGTVDHFNLHGRVDFTIGTLSKAIGVIGGYVATSKSAQEWLNHRGRPILFSTSLPPAAVGAIIEAVKILMETEEYTDKLWDNAKYFKEKLGKLGFNTGKSETPITPVIIGNEAESMEFSKKLKEEGVFVSAIVFPTVPKGTGRVRCMVTAGHTKEQLDRAVNAFEKVGKEMGII, encoded by the coding sequence ATGTCTAACACAGGATTTTTAGAAAAGAAAATCGAAGGGTTAAAAGATGAAGGAGTTTATAGAAAATTACCAATATTAGAAGGTGCTAATGAGGCAGAAGTAGTATTAAATGGACAAAAAGTTATAAATTTATCTTCAAATAATTATTTAGGGTTTGCAAATCATCCAAGACTTAAAAAAGCTGCAATAGAGGCAGTTGAAAAATATGGTGTTGGAGCTGGAGCTGTTAGAACAATCATAGGAAATATGGATATACATGAAGAATTAGAAGAAATATTAGCTGAATTTAAAAAAGAAGAAGCAGTTATGGTATTTCAATCAGGATTTAATTGTAATGCAGGTACAATACAAGCAGTTACAGAAAAGGGAGACCTTATAATATCTGATGAATTAAATCATGCTAGTATAATAGATGGTGTTAAATTAAGTAAAGCTGATAAAGCAATATTTAAACATTCAGATATGGAAGATTTAGAAAGAGTTTTAAAAGAAAAAAGAGAGAATTATAATAATGTACTTATAATTACTGATGGAGTATTTAGTATGGATGGTGATATAGCTAAATTACCAGAAATAGTTGAATTAGCTGAAAAATATAATGCGATGACTTATGTAGATGATGCACATGGTTCAGGAGTATTAGGTAAAAGTGGAAGAGGTACTGTAGATCACTTTAATCTTCATGGGAGAGTTGACTTTACAATAGGTACACTTTCAAAAGCTATAGGTGTAATAGGTGGATATGTTGCTACAAGCAAATCTGCTCAAGAATGGTTAAACCATAGAGGCAGACCAATTCTATTTTCAACATCACTTCCTCCAGCAGCTGTAGGAGCAATAATAGAAGCAGTTAAAATATTAATGGAAACAGAAGAATATACAGATAAGTTATGGGATAATGCAAAATACTTTAAAGAGAAGTTAGGGAAATTAGGGTTTAATACAGGAAAAAGTGAAACTCCTATAACTCCTGTTATAATAGGAAATGAAGCTGAGTCAATGGAATTTAGTAAAAAGCTTAAAGAAGAAGGCGTATTTGTTTCAGCAATTGTATTCCCTACTGTACCAAAAGGAACAGGAAGAGTAAGATGCATGGTTACTGCTGGACATACTAAAGAACAATTAGATAGAGCAGTTAATGCTTTTGAAAAAGTAGGAAAAGAGATGGGTATTATATAA
- the nth gene encoding endonuclease III, whose product MRKKLNKLETKEVLEILKNLYPDAKSELNFTNPFELLIATILSAQSTDKRVNSITKDLFKEYKTPKDFLSLTTEELGEKIRSIGFFRNKSKNILSTCKILLEDYDGEVPKTREELIKLPGVGRKTANVVISNAFGKDAIAVDTHVFRVSNRIGIVKAKNVDETENQLMKNIDKDLWSDAHHWLIFHGRRICKARSPKCSECPLTNHCLYYKNVIQKEG is encoded by the coding sequence ATGAGAAAAAAGTTAAATAAATTAGAAACAAAGGAAGTATTAGAAATACTTAAAAATTTATATCCTGATGCGAAATCAGAACTTAATTTTACTAATCCATTTGAGCTTTTAATAGCTACTATTTTATCCGCTCAGTCTACAGATAAAAGAGTTAACTCAATAACAAAAGATTTATTTAAAGAATACAAAACTCCTAAAGATTTTTTATCTTTAACTACAGAAGAACTTGGAGAAAAAATAAGAAGTATAGGCTTTTTCAGAAATAAGAGTAAAAATATATTAAGCACTTGTAAGATTCTTTTAGAAGATTATGATGGAGAAGTTCCTAAGACTAGAGAGGAACTTATAAAGCTACCAGGAGTAGGTAGAAAAACAGCTAATGTAGTAATAAGTAATGCTTTTGGTAAAGATGCCATAGCTGTAGACACTCATGTTTTTAGAGTATCTAATAGAATAGGAATAGTTAAGGCTAAAAATGTTGATGAAACTGAAAATCAGCTTATGAAAAATATAGATAAAGATTTATGGTCAGATGCACATCATTGGCTAATTTTCCATGGAAGAAGAATTTGCAAAGCAAGAAGTCCAAAATGCAGTGAGTGTCCTTTGACTAATCACTGTTTATATTATAAGAATGTAATTCAAAAAGAAGGATAA
- a CDS encoding DUF58 domain-containing protein, whose product MRRKILIYILLLILFIFAIFVGGKFPYLLLFIVIIILIYSHFSIYKNKKNLEGVFWTNKDKFIRGETIEIEYKIYNGGLFPIPYAELEQNLHENLIEQKDNTRVYFIKSFDYIKFKKKFKANHRGVYDLGILNIILEDIFEISKVNITIKDPLKITVFPKVYNIKNINLLGKEFFGSDKTNEKHNEDYSNIKNLRKYNSGDSIKRIHWKTSARKGEFFVKNYNTSSNLNIKLFLDFQIDKFSNDDKFLEERLVELTSSIIYFTLTKGIETEFITYSNEKINLKLNNVSVFNHYLNSIISIFPKSNRRISNIISEEINTTSIGTTVIIVTIDIDENMIKTIFNIRKRGINVTLFIIKDSYSKIDEEKISNLRTLKVIVYKLFNGENIEKILGE is encoded by the coding sequence ATGAGAAGAAAAATATTGATTTATATATTATTATTAATTCTTTTTATATTTGCTATATTTGTAGGTGGTAAATTTCCTTACTTACTTTTATTTATTGTTATAATCATATTAATATATTCCCATTTTTCTATTTATAAAAACAAGAAAAACTTAGAAGGAGTTTTTTGGACAAATAAAGATAAATTTATAAGAGGGGAAACTATAGAAATAGAATATAAAATATATAATGGGGGATTATTTCCAATTCCATATGCTGAATTAGAGCAAAATTTACATGAAAATTTAATTGAACAAAAAGATAATACAAGAGTTTATTTCATAAAGTCTTTTGATTATATTAAATTTAAAAAGAAATTTAAAGCAAATCATAGAGGGGTATATGATTTAGGAATCTTAAATATTATTTTAGAAGATATATTTGAAATATCAAAAGTTAATATAACAATTAAAGATCCATTAAAAATAACAGTGTTTCCAAAGGTTTATAATATAAAAAATATAAATTTATTAGGTAAGGAATTTTTTGGGTCTGATAAGACAAATGAAAAACATAACGAAGATTATTCTAATATTAAAAATTTAAGAAAATATAACTCAGGAGATAGTATAAAGAGAATTCATTGGAAAACTAGTGCAAGAAAGGGAGAATTTTTTGTTAAAAATTATAATACCTCATCTAACCTAAATATTAAGTTATTTTTAGATTTTCAAATAGATAAATTCTCTAATGATGATAAATTTTTAGAAGAGAGATTAGTAGAACTTACATCAAGTATTATATATTTTACATTAACAAAAGGAATTGAAACTGAATTTATAACATATTCAAATGAAAAAATAAATTTAAAATTAAATAATGTATCTGTTTTTAATCATTATTTAAATTCTATAATAAGTATATTTCCTAAAAGTAATAGAAGAATTTCAAATATTATTTCTGAAGAAATAAATACTACATCTATTGGAACAACTGTTATAATAGTTACTATAGATATAGATGAAAATATGATTAAAACAATTTTTAATATAAGAAAGAGAGGTATAAATGTTACATTATTTATAATTAAAGATAGTTATTCAAAAATTGATGAAGAAAAAATTTCTAATTTGAGAACACTAAAAGTAATAGTATATAAACTTTTTAATGGTGAAAATATAGAAAAGATTTTAGGTGAATAA
- a CDS encoding Cof-type HAD-IIB family hydrolase: MKYKLIAIDMDGTLLNNEEKVSERNKEAIMEATKKGVQVVVSTGRIFSSATYFAKLIKVVTPIIACNGAYVSEYHRDNIILENPIKNNDLKNIIDTLEKNNLYYHFYDNENFYTKDLEYNSLKYYEWNKKQDEENKINIQIVEDPLSFVEKENIKVYKIVVMDNDMERIQNSRIELSKNKEIEVVSSWHGSLDIMYKGVSKGKALKQLCNLYDISREEVIAIGDNENDLSMLEYAGTSVAMGNGIDIVKEYATYVTDTNDNDGVAKIIEKLVL; encoded by the coding sequence TTGAAATATAAATTAATAGCAATTGATATGGATGGAACATTATTGAATAATGAAGAAAAAGTTTCTGAAAGAAATAAAGAAGCTATAATGGAGGCAACAAAAAAAGGTGTACAAGTGGTAGTATCAACAGGCAGAATATTTTCTTCAGCTACTTACTTTGCAAAACTAATAAAAGTAGTTACACCAATAATAGCTTGTAATGGTGCATATGTAAGTGAATATCACAGAGATAATATAATACTTGAAAATCCTATAAAAAATAATGATCTTAAAAATATTATAGATACTTTAGAAAAAAATAATCTTTATTATCACTTTTATGATAATGAGAATTTTTATACTAAAGATTTAGAATATAATTCTTTGAAATATTATGAGTGGAATAAAAAACAAGATGAAGAAAATAAAATTAATATACAAATAGTAGAAGACCCTTTAAGTTTTGTAGAAAAAGAAAATATTAAAGTATATAAAATTGTTGTTATGGATAATGATATGGAAAGGATACAAAATTCAAGAATAGAATTATCAAAAAACAAGGAAATAGAAGTAGTTAGCTCATGGCATGGGAGTTTGGATATAATGTATAAGGGCGTATCAAAAGGTAAAGCTTTAAAACAACTTTGTAATTTATATGATATATCAAGAGAAGAAGTTATTGCAATTGGAGATAATGAAAATGACTTATCTATGTTAGAATATGCGGGAACATCTGTTGCAATGGGAAATGGAATAGATATTGTAAAAGAATATGCAACATATGTAACAGATACCAATGACAATGATGGAGTAGCAAAAATAATAGAAAAATTAGTATTATAA
- a CDS encoding DUF456 domain-containing protein, which translates to MDIVLIIISMVLMFIGLMGTFLPAIPGTGLIFFVALIYGIITSFENLSVISVIILLTLAIITIILDNITSLITTKKVGGSRYGIIGAIVGGIIGFLSLNFIGLIIGQFIGTMIGELFVRKSINASFRIGFAGFIGYLLGVVLNSTIAVIMIVIFIFDVII; encoded by the coding sequence ATGGATATAGTTCTAATAATTATATCAATGGTATTGATGTTTATTGGACTTATGGGAACATTTCTTCCTGCAATACCTGGAACTGGACTCATATTTTTTGTTGCATTAATATATGGAATAATAACTAGTTTTGAAAATTTATCTGTAATTAGTGTTATAATACTTTTAACACTTGCTATAATTACAATCATTCTTGATAATATAACTTCTTTAATAACAACAAAAAAAGTTGGGGGATCAAGATATGGTATAATAGGTGCTATAGTAGGTGGAATAATAGGGTTTTTATCCCTTAATTTTATAGGGTTAATAATAGGTCAATTTATTGGAACGATGATCGGAGAATTATTTGTTAGAAAGAGTATAAATGCTTCATTTAGAATAGGTTTTGCAGGATTTATTGGTTATCTTTTAGGAGTAGTACTTAATAGTACTATAGCAGTAATTATGATAGTTATATTTATTTTTGATGTTATTATATAG
- a CDS encoding transglutaminase-like domain-containing protein — protein MDKKLNYLYKLIFTFIINLTIIKVTLEALEGEMDLNAVLIVFITTIITLIAGLIFDKKPIILAILLGGIISFSIILKIYYNPIFNSLIENISNFFIWTSRYIRNDNEFIKSYFNIFIMSLSLIVTSLIYITVFKFKRMYPIIIMATIFFLYRWFWYQDSAFNTYYIFIITILAYYIINRFKIKNGIWERENKDISNYRKKYLFLYSCFISVIIVLIAFILPKDYSPIKWRWMDNKIQSSFPEVTEWRNDLKKSEGYGESLEFDLTFTPYQNQEKRLGGDIEIDNTLVMEVESDRPLYLKGIVKDEYTGFYWRSSEDFTEKYTKGENIELNDVNLDNSSFLEYKVNYVNLTTSTIFTSYIPKQINYEEEFYVSNEYEAYTNKVILNEKGYSVESRIPFFDKSMINETYNKDYKYLKLPNTVTNRTKDLALEITKDKFNDYERMLSLQGYLRENYGYSLTPGNDKYEDFVDNFIFEKTEGYCTYFASTLAVMGRTLDIPTRYVEGFITGDKNEEGIYEVYSKNAHAWVEAYISGYGWMIFEATPAYEAPNSEERIENERIDQEADNETNPNSINRDDKLQEILEEERLNEDSGNINLTNNDNSKNLVLKSILWIVFIIIIFVIAIISHLMIRKKIHIQKMKNYNSVQKMKFYYKEILNTLDYLGYSKVSGETEKEFSSRININERVNEKLNYFINIYIFTVYGNKELSNEKEDKIKQIIKYLEKEIKIEKGTFKYIMFFLRKRILYNKGVEEFEI, from the coding sequence TTGGATAAAAAATTAAATTATTTGTATAAATTAATTTTTACTTTCATAATTAATTTAACTATAATAAAAGTAACGTTAGAGGCTTTAGAAGGTGAAATGGATTTAAATGCAGTTTTAATTGTATTTATAACTACAATAATAACTCTAATAGCAGGTTTGATTTTTGACAAAAAACCTATAATATTAGCTATATTATTAGGAGGAATTATTTCATTTTCAATTATATTAAAAATATATTATAATCCTATTTTCAATTCATTAATTGAGAATATTAGCAATTTCTTTATATGGACAAGTAGATATATAAGAAATGATAATGAATTTATTAAATCTTATTTTAATATTTTTATTATGTCTTTAAGCTTAATAGTAACTTCATTAATATATATTACAGTTTTTAAATTTAAGAGAATGTATCCTATTATAATAATGGCAACTATTTTCTTTTTATATAGGTGGTTTTGGTATCAAGATAGTGCTTTCAATACTTATTATATATTTATTATTACAATTTTAGCATATTACATCATTAATAGGTTTAAAATTAAAAATGGAATATGGGAAAGGGAAAACAAGGATATTAGTAATTATAGAAAAAAGTATCTTTTTTTATATTCCTGTTTTATTTCTGTTATAATAGTTTTAATTGCATTTATACTTCCAAAAGATTATTCTCCAATAAAATGGAGGTGGATGGATAATAAAATTCAATCAAGTTTTCCAGAAGTAACAGAGTGGAGAAATGACTTGAAAAAATCTGAAGGTTATGGAGAAAGTTTAGAATTTGATTTAACTTTTACACCTTATCAAAATCAGGAAAAAAGACTTGGAGGAGATATTGAAATTGATAATACTTTAGTTATGGAAGTAGAATCAGATAGACCTTTATATTTAAAGGGGATAGTAAAAGATGAATACACAGGTTTTTATTGGAGAAGTTCAGAAGATTTTACTGAAAAGTATACTAAAGGAGAAAATATAGAATTAAATGATGTAAATTTAGATAATAGTTCTTTTTTAGAATATAAAGTTAATTATGTAAATCTTACAACATCAACTATTTTTACCAGCTATATACCTAAACAGATAAATTATGAAGAAGAGTTTTATGTAAGTAATGAATATGAAGCATACACAAATAAAGTTATATTAAACGAAAAAGGGTACAGTGTAGAATCAAGAATACCTTTTTTTGATAAGTCCATGATAAATGAAACTTACAATAAAGATTATAAATATTTAAAGCTTCCTAATACAGTAACAAATAGAACAAAAGATTTAGCTTTAGAGATAACGAAAGATAAATTTAATGATTATGAAAGAATGTTATCTTTACAAGGTTATCTTAGAGAAAATTATGGGTATTCACTCACCCCAGGAAATGATAAGTATGAAGATTTTGTAGATAATTTTATTTTTGAAAAAACAGAAGGATATTGTACTTATTTTGCATCAACTTTAGCTGTAATGGGAAGAACATTAGATATTCCCACTAGGTATGTGGAAGGGTTTATAACTGGAGATAAAAATGAAGAAGGTATATATGAAGTCTATAGTAAAAATGCTCATGCATGGGTAGAAGCATATATAAGTGGATATGGATGGATGATATTTGAAGCAACACCAGCATATGAAGCTCCGAATTCAGAAGAAAGAATTGAAAATGAAAGAATAGACCAAGAAGCAGATAATGAAACTAACCCAAATTCGATAAATAGAGATGATAAATTACAAGAGATACTTGAAGAAGAAAGATTAAATGAAGATAGTGGAAATATAAACTTAACTAATAATGATAATTCTAAAAATTTAGTGTTAAAATCTATATTATGGATAGTTTTCATTATTATTATATTTGTAATAGCTATAATTTCACATCTTATGATTCGTAAAAAAATTCATATTCAAAAAATGAAAAATTATAATTCTGTTCAAAAGATGAAATTTTATTATAAAGAGATATTAAATACTTTAGATTATTTAGGGTATTCTAAAGTAAGTGGTGAAACTGAAAAAGAATTTAGTAGTAGAATAAATATAAATGAAAGGGTAAATGAAAAATTAAATTACTTTATTAACATTTATATTTTTACTGTATATGGTAATAAAGAATTATCAAATGAAAAAGAAGATAAAATTAAACAAATTATTAAATATTTAGAAAAAGAAATTAAGATAGAAAAAGGAACATTTAAATATATTATGTTCTTTTTAAGAAAAAGAATTTTATATAATAAAGGAGTAGAAGAATTTGAAATATAA
- a CDS encoding DUF503 domain-containing protein: MIIGVCSVDLLIYSTNSLKEKRHVIKSIIGRIKSRFNVSISEVDNNDKWQVSTIGFSIVTNDVSHANSTISNVLNFIERDSRIEITNHFIEIL; the protein is encoded by the coding sequence ATGATAATAGGGGTATGTAGTGTAGATTTACTTATATATAGTACTAATTCTCTTAAAGAAAAAAGACATGTAATAAAAAGTATAATTGGTAGAATTAAATCAAGATTCAATGTGTCTATTTCAGAAGTGGATAATAATGATAAATGGCAAGTATCTACAATTGGATTTTCCATTGTAACAAATGATGTAAGTCATGCAAATAGTACTATATCAAATGTATTAAATTTTATAGAACGAGATAGTAGAATAGAAATAACTAATCATTTTATAGAAATACTTTAA
- the rodA gene encoding rod shape-determining protein RodA, with protein sequence MMKVDRNPLKRFDYFLLFIILTLTIYGFFSIYIATGTILALKSQIAAFIIGIIAIIILSLIDYDIFGKLYIPIYVLSNALLLAVVLFGTGAEEWGADSWLVIGGFSFQPSEIVKLGVIISLAKFIEKNEKDINNIFTLIKVLTFAFIPILLVVENDFGTGLVFMFFTAVMLFVAGLNYRYIIYAAIAGIISLPILWFGFLDDFQKNRVLVFFDPSLDPMGAAYQITQSKTAIGSGKLIGRFITSDGNLNEKFEWIQKSGFSGLSWLPEKHTDFIFAVIGEAFGLVGGLLLIFLFLLLLYRLILIAKKAKNSFGSLTVIGISAMITFHIIENIGMTLGLMPITGIPLPFISYGGTFLLTNMVAMGIVFSIAMRKSQINF encoded by the coding sequence ATGATGAAGGTTGATAGAAATCCTTTAAAAAGATTTGATTATTTTTTACTTTTTATTATATTAACACTTACAATATATGGATTTTTTTCTATATATATTGCAACTGGAACTATTCTAGCATTAAAAAGTCAAATAGCTGCATTTATAATAGGAATAATTGCTATTATAATATTATCTCTCATTGATTATGATATATTTGGTAAACTTTATATCCCTATATATGTATTATCTAATGCTTTACTTTTAGCTGTAGTACTATTTGGTACAGGAGCAGAGGAGTGGGGTGCAGATAGCTGGCTAGTTATTGGAGGTTTTAGTTTCCAACCTTCTGAAATTGTAAAGTTAGGAGTAATCATATCTCTTGCAAAGTTCATTGAAAAAAATGAAAAAGATATAAATAATATATTTACACTTATAAAAGTTTTAACTTTTGCTTTTATACCAATTTTATTAGTAGTAGAAAATGATTTTGGTACAGGACTTGTATTTATGTTCTTTACAGCTGTAATGTTATTTGTAGCAGGTTTAAATTATAGATATATTATATATGCTGCTATAGCAGGAATTATTAGTTTACCTATATTATGGTTTGGATTTTTAGATGATTTTCAAAAAAATAGGGTATTAGTATTTTTTGATCCTTCCCTAGATCCAATGGGAGCTGCATATCAAATTACTCAATCTAAAACTGCAATAGGCTCTGGTAAACTTATTGGTAGATTTATAACTTCTGATGGTAATTTAAATGAAAAGTTTGAATGGATTCAAAAGAGTGGTTTTTCAGGACTAAGCTGGTTACCTGAAAAACATACAGATTTTATTTTTGCTGTTATAGGAGAGGCTTTTGGACTAGTTGGTGGACTATTGTTAATCTTTTTATTCCTATTATTATTATATAGACTAATATTAATAGCAAAAAAAGCAAAAAATTCTTTTGGTTCTCTTACTGTAATTGGTATATCGGCTATGATTACTTTTCATATCATAGAAAATATAGGGATGACTCTAGGTCTTATGCCTATAACTGGAATCCCCCTACCTTTTATTAGCTATGGAGGTACTTTTCTACTCACAAATATGGTTGCAATGGGTATTGTATTTAGTATAGCAATGAGAAAAAGCCAAATAAACTTTTAA
- a CDS encoding NUDIX domain-containing protein, whose product MKNKVYGKNINFPELEFNFDKNIDFLKYENSVIVPIFEEKLVMYFDSINQSWKFPKSKSNENENIIQSSIREIFEECGAIAEYIKPIGYYKSVEQNNRKKILIFIAKIAIFEPRPRWSTDDLVKLFEKLPDKLSDQNNILYRTIIKNIKAKCVHILL is encoded by the coding sequence ATGAAAAATAAAGTATATGGTAAAAATATTAATTTTCCAGAATTGGAATTTAACTTTGATAAAAATATTGATTTTTTAAAATATGAAAATTCAGTTATAGTACCTATATTTGAAGAAAAGCTAGTAATGTATTTTGATTCTATAAATCAAAGTTGGAAATTTCCTAAATCAAAGAGTAATGAGAATGAAAATATAATACAATCTTCAATAAGAGAAATATTTGAGGAATGTGGAGCTATAGCAGAATATATAAAACCAATTGGTTATTATAAATCAGTAGAACAGAATAATAGAAAAAAAATCTTGATATTTATTGCAAAAATAGCTATTTTTGAACCTAGACCTAGATGGAGTACCGATGATTTAGTAAAATTATTTGAGAAGTTACCAGATAAATTATCAGATCAAAATAATATATTGTATAGAACAATAATAAAAAATATTAAAGCAAAATGTGTACACATTTTGCTTTAA